A stretch of bacterium DNA encodes these proteins:
- a CDS encoding class II aldolase/adducin family protein — MNGEFEIKKEIVACGKRMYEKDLVAATDGNISVRLSPDRVLITPTGSCLGDLATADLVVIDLDGKTVGGEGKPTSEFRLHLEVYRRRDDVRAIVHAHPPLCTAFSVAGVSLENYILPEIAFTIGAIPTTPYSTPTTDEPPRAVAEYISDCDAMILDRHGALTVGETLREAYNRMEKLEHTAKVVLAAHSLGRVKTLEPDQVDRLLRAREALGLHGKLYRCVYRPGDAAPTLVDDREGLIGLIASEVIRSLRSP, encoded by the coding sequence CTGGTGGCCGCCACCGACGGCAACATCAGCGTGCGCCTCTCCCCCGACCGGGTCCTGATCACCCCGACCGGTTCGTGCCTCGGGGACCTGGCCACCGCCGATCTGGTCGTCATCGACCTCGACGGGAAAACCGTGGGGGGGGAGGGGAAACCGACATCCGAATTCCGCCTCCACCTCGAAGTCTACCGGCGCCGGGACGACGTCCGGGCCATCGTCCACGCCCACCCCCCGCTCTGCACCGCTTTCTCGGTGGCCGGGGTCAGCCTGGAAAACTACATCCTTCCCGAGATCGCCTTCACCATCGGGGCCATCCCCACCACCCCCTACTCCACCCCCACCACCGACGAACCCCCCCGGGCGGTCGCGGAATACATCTCCGACTGCGACGCCATGATCCTCGACCGGCACGGGGCCCTGACCGTGGGGGAGACGCTCCGGGAAGCCTACAACCGGATGGAGAAGCTGGAACACACGGCCAAGGTGGTGTTGGCCGCGCACTCCCTGGGGAGGGTGAAGACCCTCGAACCCGACCAGGTCGACCGCCTGCTCCGGGCCCGGGAGGCGCTGGGGCTGCACGGCAAGCTCTACCGCTGCGTCTACCGCCCCGGCGATGCCGCCCCCACCCTGGTGGACGACCGGGAAGGCCTGATCGGCCTGATCGCTTCCGAAGTAATCCGCTCTTTGCGGTCACCGTAA
- a CDS encoding glycosyltransferase family 4 protein: MKPAATDPAPRAVHQVLAVFDPDDAQGAEALKIREALARGGLASEIYAEVPLRPPALPLSLLPPRKRGDDTLVYHYSIGSGAGEVFRRYGGRQVLLYHNVTPERFFRGWDDAAMLECRRGRRLLPTFAASAWRALADSEFNAGELRRAGFAEAQVLPYPSIEEGSEPEPEPDREIVGRFGSDGETNVLFVGRMVPNKRPDAAIAAFARYREAFDPGARLFLVGETAVPSYRDLLRERAGDPRRTGVRLAGKVSPARLRAYYRIADLFLCLSEHEGFGVPLVESMRARVPVLAAAAAAVPETLGGAGFLIERRDPGFTAACMRRILTDRPLRERLLAAQDRRLEEIRAYPFAERLLELLA; this comes from the coding sequence ATGAAGCCGGCCGCGACTGACCCCGCCCCCCGCGCCGTCCACCAGGTCCTGGCGGTTTTCGACCCCGACGACGCCCAGGGCGCGGAAGCGCTGAAGATCAGGGAGGCCCTGGCCCGGGGGGGACTGGCTTCGGAGATATACGCCGAGGTCCCCCTGCGCCCCCCCGCCCTACCCCTCTCCCTCCTTCCCCCCCGGAAGCGCGGGGACGACACCCTCGTCTATCACTATTCCATCGGCTCCGGGGCCGGCGAGGTTTTCCGCCGCTACGGCGGCCGCCAGGTGCTCCTCTACCACAACGTCACCCCGGAGCGGTTTTTCCGGGGGTGGGACGACGCCGCCATGCTCGAATGCCGGCGGGGGAGGCGCCTCCTCCCGACGTTCGCCGCCTCCGCCTGGCGGGCGCTGGCCGATTCCGAGTTCAACGCCGGGGAACTGCGGCGCGCCGGGTTCGCCGAGGCACAAGTCCTGCCCTACCCCTCGATCGAGGAGGGATCGGAGCCGGAGCCGGAGCCGGACCGGGAGATCGTCGGGCGGTTCGGTTCCGACGGGGAGACCAACGTCCTCTTCGTGGGGCGGATGGTCCCCAATAAACGGCCCGACGCCGCGATCGCGGCCTTCGCCCGCTACCGGGAGGCCTTCGACCCCGGGGCCCGGCTCTTCCTGGTCGGGGAGACCGCCGTCCCCTCCTACCGCGACCTGCTCAGGGAACGGGCCGGCGACCCCCGGAGAACCGGGGTGCGGCTGGCGGGGAAAGTCTCCCCGGCCCGGCTGCGGGCCTACTACCGGATCGCCGATCTCTTCCTCTGCCTGAGCGAGCACGAGGGGTTCGGCGTCCCCCTGGTGGAAAGCATGCGGGCGCGGGTCCCGGTCCTGGCCGCCGCCGCCGCCGCCGTCCCGGAGACCCTGGGCGGGGCCGGCTTCCTGATCGAGCGCCGGGACCCGGGTTTCACGGCGGCCTGCATGCGCCGGATCCTGACGGACCGGCCCCTGCGCGAGCGCCTCCTCGCCGCCCAGGACCGCCGGCTGGAGGAGATCCGGGCCTACCCCTTCGCCGAGCGGCTCCTGGAACTGCTGGCCTGA
- a CDS encoding helix-turn-helix domain-containing protein: MPDKNADGYPEIMTIEQAASYLQLHPQVVYRHVRRGNLPASRIGSTIRFKKSVIDEWLEDEALKSLRARRAPKRGAHSPFNVEED; this comes from the coding sequence ATGCCCGATAAAAACGCCGACGGCTATCCGGAGATCATGACCATCGAGCAGGCGGCTTCCTACCTCCAGCTTCACCCCCAGGTCGTCTACCGCCACGTCCGCCGGGGGAACCTGCCCGCCAGCCGGATCGGGAGCACCATCCGGTTCAAGAAGTCGGTGATCGACGAATGGCTCGAAGACGAGGCCCTCAAATCCCTGCGGGCGCGCCGGGCCCCGAAGCGCGGGGCCCACTCCCCCTTCAACGTCGAGGAGGATTGA
- a CDS encoding MFS transporter produces MERYRASPVYRYLLFLSLTAAFGLQGWRTLFNNYAADTVGLNGFQVGLIQSVREIPGFLTFLVALVAFYVRETRLGALSLVLLGAGVGAAGFFPSFTGLIVTTFVMSLGFHYFETINQALCIQCFSRAQTPHVMGRLKALVGLANIGAGAVVLGVSLVLPFSVSFVLIGAAVAAAGVRAWFREPAEHGGVPQLRRLLFRRRYLLYYVLSFLAGARRQIFVCFAVFLLVKRHGFQVEWVAGLFIVNNVLTYLVLPRISRGIARFGERAMLTLEYSSLTLIFLGYALLDNPWAAAVLYLLDHVFFGFTIGINTYLQKVADPAEVTPSVSTGFAVNHISAVIVPAFGGALWMLNWRIPFLMGAALAVCSLAAVQWIRVGRADDGPQASSSRSRSAKG; encoded by the coding sequence ATGGAACGTTACCGCGCCAGCCCCGTCTACCGCTACCTGCTCTTCCTTTCCCTGACCGCCGCTTTCGGCCTCCAGGGGTGGAGGACGCTCTTCAACAACTACGCCGCGGATACGGTGGGGCTGAACGGGTTTCAGGTCGGCCTCATCCAGTCCGTGCGCGAGATCCCCGGCTTCCTCACCTTCCTGGTGGCGCTGGTCGCCTTCTACGTCCGGGAGACCCGGCTGGGGGCTCTCTCCCTGGTGCTTCTGGGCGCGGGGGTGGGCGCGGCCGGATTTTTCCCCAGCTTCACCGGCCTGATCGTCACCACCTTCGTCATGTCCCTGGGGTTCCACTACTTCGAGACCATCAACCAGGCCCTCTGCATCCAGTGCTTTTCGCGGGCCCAGACCCCGCACGTGATGGGGCGGCTCAAGGCCCTGGTAGGGCTGGCCAACATCGGGGCCGGGGCGGTGGTCCTGGGGGTGAGCCTGGTGCTCCCCTTCTCGGTCTCCTTCGTGCTCATCGGCGCCGCCGTGGCGGCGGCCGGGGTCCGGGCCTGGTTCCGGGAGCCGGCCGAACACGGGGGCGTCCCCCAGCTCCGCCGTCTCCTCTTCCGGCGGCGCTACCTGCTCTACTACGTGCTCAGTTTCCTGGCCGGGGCCCGCCGGCAGATCTTCGTCTGCTTCGCGGTCTTTCTCCTGGTCAAGCGCCACGGGTTCCAGGTGGAGTGGGTCGCCGGCCTCTTCATCGTCAACAACGTCCTCACCTACCTCGTCCTCCCCCGGATCTCGCGGGGGATCGCCCGCTTCGGCGAGCGCGCCATGCTCACGCTCGAATACTCCAGCCTCACCCTCATCTTTCTCGGCTACGCCCTGCTGGACAACCCCTGGGCGGCGGCCGTCCTCTACCTGCTCGACCACGTCTTCTTCGGGTTCACCATCGGGATCAACACCTACCTGCAGAAGGTGGCGGACCCGGCCGAGGTCACGCCCTCCGTCTCCACCGGCTTCGCCGTCAACCACATCTCCGCCGTGATCGTCCCCGCCTTCGGCGGGGCGCTGTGGATGCTGAACTGGCGGATCCCCTTTCTCATGGGGGCGGCCCTGGCGGTCTGTTCCCTGGCCGCCGTCCAGTGGATCCGGGTGGGCCGGGCGGACGACGGCCCTCAGGCCAGCAGTTCCAGGAGCCGCTCGGCGAAGGGGTAG